The region GGCGCTGCCGGGAAACTCCCCCGTTGACTGATGACTGGAATGTGATACATATGAAGGAGAAATGAAAACAATCACCCGTTGCATACTGTTCGTCTGGCTGCTGTCGGCCGTGGCTGCTGCCGCCGCCGGGACGGTGAGCGTCGTCACCCGGGACAACGCCATCCGCTCCGAGAGCCGTTTCTTTGCCCCGGTCAAGGCCAAGGTGCGCTACGGCGACCGTCTGACCGTCATCGGCCGCAAAGGGGACTGGTACCAGGTGAGCGCCAAGGGGGTGAGCGGCTGGGTCCACAAGAGCGCCGTTGAATCCCGCTCCTACTCGGTATCCGGGCGGGGGGGCGCCGCGGGCGGCGTGTCGGCCGACGAGGTCTCCCTGGCCGGCAAGGGGTTCAATCCCCAGGTGGAGGCGGGGTACCGCAACGCCAACAAGAACCTGAACTACGGCGCGGTGGACGAGATCGAGCGTCTCGTCGTGGGCGAGAAGAGCCTGGAGACGTTCATCCAGCAGGGAGGTCTGATCCAGCCATGACGCTCCCGTTGCCATCAATTGCCCGCCGTATGGCCTTTCTGCTGCTGGCCGGCTTCTCCCTGGCCGGTTGCCGGCTGGAGGACCTCACCCCCCAGCAGATCGGCATGATCGCCTCGTCGGTGCAGACCATCGGCAAGGCTGCGCGTCCCGTGTCCGATGAGGAGGAGTACTACATCGGCCGGGCCGTGGCGGCCCGGCTCACCGCCACCTATCCCCTCTACCGCAACAAGCGGCTTACCGAGTACCTGAACCTGGTGGGGCAGACGCTGGCGCTCCACACCGAACAGCCCGCCACCTTCGGCGGCTACCATTTCGCCGTTCTGGACACCCCGGAGATCAACGCCTTCGCCTGCCCCGGCGGCACCGTCCTGATCACCCGGGGGATGGTCGCCTCGGTGAAGAACGAGGATGAACTGGCCGCCGTACTGGCCCACGAATTGGGCCATGTCATCCATCGCGACGGCGTTGCGGCCATCCAGTCCTCCCGCTGGAGCCAGGCGCTGCTCATCATCGGCAGCCAGGCGGCCCGGGAGTTCAGTTCCAAGGAGACCGCGCAGTTGGTTTCCCTGTTCCAGGGCTCCATCGATGATGTGGTCAAGACCCTCGTGGTAAACGGCTACGGCCGGGAGCAGGAGAAAAACGCCGACCGGGCGGCCCTCGGGTATCTTGCCGCAGCCGGTTACGACCCCCAGGGGCTGGTGGGGTATCTGGAGCGGCTTCAGGAGGCGGGGAGAGGGTCCAAGGGGGGCATTCTGGCCACCCATCCCGGCACTGATGAACGCCTCGCGAATGTTCGCGAGGCGGGCGTCCCGGCCGCGGACCGTGCCGGGGTGCCCCGGCGCAGCAAACGTTTCGCGGAAACGGTTCCCTGATGCCCGGCGGATGGTGATGATCCCGCAGAACGGACAAAGGCCCTGGAGTATCTCTCCAGGGCCTTTGTCGTGTTGTCAGCCGCGCCGGCCGGGCCTTACATCTCGGGCGTCACCGGCACAAAAGCGCTCAACTCCGGCCGGTCCAGGTCTTCCAGGTATTTCAGCACGAAACGCTGCGCCGCTTCCGCAGCCCGCGGGATGTCCCAGGCGCTCATGTCGCGGTCGAGCACCAGGTTGCTAATGCCGCGGATCTCCAGGCAGTCCACGCCTGCCCGCAGGCACACCTGGGCCACGGCCGCCCCTTCCATGCTTTCGGCTATGGCGTTGAAGTGCCGCGCCAGGGCCTCGCCGCGCTGGCGCGTCCCGCTGCAGGTCGAAACGGTCACGAACCGCCCCCGCATCAGGAACACTCCGTAGTAGTCGGCAAGCTGCATGGCCTTTTCGGCGGCGTGCTTGGACAGGGGAATCTCGTTGTGATAGGCCCGTTTGCCCTGCACGAGGGATGGCAGCCCCATGAAGCGCAGATCCTTCCACCCGTCCGTTGTCTGCACCCCTTCATCCCCCAGGATTTCATTGCTGGCCACGGCCAGGCTGCCGACGGAAAGCCCGCTGCCCGGATAGGCGCCGGCGCAGCCGGTATTGATCACCAGGCGCGGCCGGCTCCGCTCGATCAGGGTGGCCGTGGCGGCGGCGGCGTTGACCTTGCCGGCCCCGCCTGCGCAGAGCGTTACGGGCAGCGTGCCGATGGTCCCCTCGGCATACTCGAACGTGGTTGCCGTCTGTCGGACGGTGTTGGTCAGGGCGTGCTCCAGCAGGGCCATTTCCTGGGGCACTGCCGCGATGATGAGAATCGGTTTCATGTCTACGGGAAAGCCTTTCTTGTGTGGCGGCCTAGCGGTTTTCAAGCCATTTGCTCAGGACCGCTTCCAGGTCCTGGACCAGCACCGGTTTTGAGAGGTAATCGTTCATGCCCGCTTCGATGCATTTGTCCCGCTCTCCGGCCATGGCGTTGGCCGTCAGGGCTATCACCGGCGTTTCATGGTCGAGAACGCTGGATTCGGGGTCGCGGATGATGGCGGTGGCGTCGTAGCCGTTCATCTCCGGCATCTGGCAGTCCATCAGCACCAGGTCGTAGGAGGCGCTTTCCAGGGCCTTGACCGCGTCGAGGCCGTTGGCCACGGCGTCGGCCTCGTAGCCCAGCTTGTTGAGCATCATCCTGATCACCCGCCGGTTGGTCGTATGGTCTTCGGCCAGCAGGATGCGGGCGCGCTGGGGGGCGTCGGCGTCACGGTTGAAGAAGATGGCCTGGTTGCCGCTTTCCCGTTTTTCCATAGGGCTGTACTCCTGTTTTTCGAACGGCAGGGCGATGCGGAAGGTCGAACCCGAGCCCACGCCGCTCACCACGTCGATGGACCCGCCCATGAGCTCGGCCAGTTGGCTGCTGATGGCCAACCCCAGTCCCGTGCCGCCGTATTTGCGCGTGCTCGAGCCGTCAACCTGAACGAACGGGGTGAAGATGCGGT is a window of Geobacter sp. FeAm09 DNA encoding:
- a CDS encoding M48 family metalloprotease, which codes for MAFLLLAGFSLAGCRLEDLTPQQIGMIASSVQTIGKAARPVSDEEEYYIGRAVAARLTATYPLYRNKRLTEYLNLVGQTLALHTEQPATFGGYHFAVLDTPEINAFACPGGTVLITRGMVASVKNEDELAAVLAHELGHVIHRDGVAAIQSSRWSQALLIIGSQAAREFSSKETAQLVSLFQGSIDDVVKTLVVNGYGREQEKNADRAALGYLAAAGYDPQGLVGYLERLQEAGRGSKGGILATHPGTDERLANVREAGVPAADRAGVPRRSKRFAETVP
- a CDS encoding SH3 domain-containing protein, producing the protein MKTITRCILFVWLLSAVAAAAAGTVSVVTRDNAIRSESRFFAPVKAKVRYGDRLTVIGRKGDWYQVSAKGVSGWVHKSAVESRSYSVSGRGGAAGGVSADEVSLAGKGFNPQVEAGYRNANKNLNYGAVDEIERLVVGEKSLETFIQQGGLIQP
- the mqnB gene encoding futalosine hydrolase, whose protein sequence is MKPILIIAAVPQEMALLEHALTNTVRQTATTFEYAEGTIGTLPVTLCAGGAGKVNAAAATATLIERSRPRLVINTGCAGAYPGSGLSVGSLAVASNEILGDEGVQTTDGWKDLRFMGLPSLVQGKRAYHNEIPLSKHAAEKAMQLADYYGVFLMRGRFVTVSTCSGTRQRGEALARHFNAIAESMEGAAVAQVCLRAGVDCLEIRGISNLVLDRDMSAWDIPRAAEAAQRFVLKYLEDLDRPELSAFVPVTPEM